A stretch of Nonomuraea africana DNA encodes these proteins:
- a CDS encoding ATP-dependent RecD-like DNA helicase gives MENGSVLEAVLERITYANEESGYTIARVATERSGAELLTVVGPLLGAQVGESLRLTGRWTSHPRYGRQFEVWSYATVLPATVQGIRRYLGSGLIKGIGPKMAERIVDHFGTDTLDVIESSPERLVEVPGLGPKRTKLIAVAWEEQKIIKEVMIFLQGVGVSTSIAVRIFKQYGEASISVVRGQPYKLADEVWGIGFKTADTIAQAVGIPHDSPERVKAGLRYTLSQAADDGHCYLPAPNLVGDAVKILEVPPELVKSCLEELVAEEGVVREDIPAGDNVVPAIYLVPFHRAELSLAGSLLTLLRTGRDRLKGFADVDWVRAEQWLHGQTGAELAAEQRQAVRLALTEKVAVLTGGPGCGKSFTVRSIVLLARARKAKVILAAPTGRAAKRLAELTGHEATTVHRLLQLRPGGEATFDRDNPLEADLVVVDEASMLDLLLANKLVKAIAPGAHLLLVGDVDQLPSVGAGEVLKDLLAADDIPRVRLTQIFRQAQESGVVVNAHRVNTGRHPVLEGMKDFFLFPCEEPEEIATLTVDVVARRIARKFGLNPRRDVQVLAPMHRGAAGAGALNLALQEALTPAREGMPERRYGGRVFRIGDKVTQLRNNYDKGAAGVFNGTVGVVTDIRPDEHKLTVLTDEEESVDYSFDELDELAHAYAVSIHRSQGSEYPAVVIPLATSAWMMLQRNLLYTAITRAKRLVVIVGSRRALAQAIRTKGAGRRHTGLTHRLSTG, from the coding sequence GTGGAGAACGGCAGCGTGCTGGAGGCGGTGCTCGAGCGGATCACCTACGCCAACGAGGAGAGCGGCTACACCATCGCCCGCGTCGCCACCGAGCGTTCCGGCGCCGAGCTGCTCACCGTGGTGGGTCCGCTGCTGGGCGCGCAGGTCGGCGAGTCGCTGCGGCTGACCGGTCGCTGGACCTCCCACCCCCGCTACGGCCGGCAGTTCGAGGTCTGGTCCTACGCCACCGTGCTGCCCGCCACCGTCCAGGGCATCCGCCGGTATCTGGGCTCCGGCCTGATCAAGGGCATCGGCCCCAAGATGGCCGAGCGCATCGTCGACCACTTCGGCACCGACACCCTCGACGTCATCGAGAGCAGTCCCGAACGCCTGGTCGAGGTGCCGGGCCTGGGTCCCAAACGGACCAAGCTGATCGCCGTCGCCTGGGAAGAGCAGAAGATCATCAAAGAGGTCATGATCTTCCTGCAGGGCGTGGGCGTGTCCACCTCGATCGCGGTGCGCATCTTCAAGCAGTACGGCGAGGCGTCGATCTCGGTCGTGCGCGGCCAGCCGTACAAGCTGGCCGACGAGGTGTGGGGCATCGGTTTCAAGACCGCCGACACCATCGCCCAGGCGGTCGGCATCCCGCACGACAGCCCCGAACGCGTCAAGGCCGGCCTGCGCTACACCCTGTCGCAGGCCGCCGACGACGGCCACTGCTACCTGCCCGCCCCCAACCTCGTCGGCGACGCCGTCAAGATCCTCGAGGTGCCGCCCGAGCTGGTGAAGAGCTGCCTGGAGGAGCTCGTCGCCGAGGAGGGCGTGGTGCGCGAGGACATCCCCGCGGGCGACAACGTGGTGCCCGCGATCTACCTGGTGCCCTTCCACCGCGCCGAGCTGTCGCTGGCCGGCAGCCTGCTCACGCTGCTGCGCACCGGCCGCGACCGGCTGAAGGGCTTCGCCGACGTCGACTGGGTCAGGGCCGAGCAGTGGCTGCACGGCCAGACCGGCGCCGAACTGGCCGCCGAGCAGCGTCAGGCCGTCCGCCTGGCCCTCACCGAGAAGGTCGCCGTGCTGACCGGCGGTCCGGGCTGCGGCAAGTCGTTCACCGTCAGGTCCATCGTGCTGCTGGCCCGCGCCAGGAAGGCCAAGGTCATCCTGGCCGCCCCGACCGGCCGGGCCGCCAAGCGCCTGGCCGAGCTGACCGGCCACGAGGCCACCACCGTGCACCGCCTGCTGCAGCTGCGCCCGGGCGGCGAGGCCACCTTCGACCGCGACAACCCGCTCGAGGCCGACCTGGTCGTGGTCGACGAGGCCTCCATGCTCGACCTGCTGCTGGCCAACAAGCTGGTCAAGGCCATCGCCCCCGGCGCCCACCTGCTGCTGGTCGGCGACGTCGACCAGCTGCCCTCGGTCGGCGCGGGTGAGGTGCTCAAGGACCTGCTGGCCGCCGACGACATCCCCCGGGTACGGCTGACGCAGATCTTCCGCCAGGCGCAGGAGTCGGGCGTGGTGGTCAACGCCCACCGGGTCAACACCGGCCGCCATCCCGTCCTGGAGGGCATGAAGGACTTCTTCCTGTTCCCCTGCGAGGAGCCCGAGGAGATCGCCACGCTCACCGTGGACGTGGTCGCCCGCCGTATCGCCAGGAAGTTCGGCCTCAACCCCCGCCGCGACGTGCAGGTGCTGGCACCCATGCACAGGGGCGCGGCGGGCGCGGGCGCGCTCAACCTGGCCCTGCAGGAGGCGCTGACCCCCGCGCGCGAGGGGATGCCCGAGCGGCGTTACGGCGGGCGCGTCTTCAGGATCGGCGACAAAGTCACCCAGCTGCGCAACAACTACGACAAGGGCGCGGCAGGGGTCTTCAACGGCACCGTCGGGGTGGTCACCGACATCCGGCCCGACGAGCACAAGCTGACCGTCCTGACCGACGAGGAGGAGAGCGTCGACTACTCCTTCGACGAGCTGGACGAGCTGGCCCACGCCTACGCCGTCTCCATCCACCGCTCCCAGGGCAGCGAGTACCCGGCGGTGGTCATCCCGCTGGCCACCAGCGCGTGGATGATGCTCCAGCGCAACCTGCTCTACACCGCGATCACCAGGGCGAAACGGCTGGTGGTGATCGTCGGCTCGCGCCGCGCACTGGCTCAGGCCATCCGCACCAAGGGCGCGGGCCGCAGGCACACAGGCCTGACTCACCGCCTGTCAACTGGTTGA
- a CDS encoding serine hydrolase domain-containing protein has protein sequence MSEVGESTARALLRRLAVEQSESRVPSLTAAIVRDGQVAWFGGRGKVGEGEPTRDTQYRLGSITKSMVAVVVMRLRDEGLVDLLDPIGKHVEGTPFEQVTIAQLLSHTGGLTAEPPTEWWERTPGLPMEDLLGRLGPDSSRHRPGRRFHYSNLGFGLLGELVARHRGMPWLEAVRREVLEPLGMNDTTARPRAPHATGYAVHPFADVLLAEPEHDAASMAPAGQLWSTPADLARWAIFLAGSSDGVLEESTLAEMREPATVADDDAWSAGYGLGLQLLRHAGRRLAGHTGSMPGFLATVWADPAERVGVLFMANTTAGVRGTLMTDLLAILAEHEPRLPEPWQPVAADPDLLALTGLWHWGPTPYLLRLLPERGLSLTPVRGTGRASRFVAQPDGTWLGLDGYYAGEVLRAGDGYLDLNTFIFTREPYDQAAPIPGGPGDWTA, from the coding sequence ATGAGTGAAGTGGGTGAGTCCACCGCCAGGGCGCTGCTGCGCCGGCTGGCCGTGGAGCAGAGTGAGTCCAGGGTGCCGTCGCTGACGGCGGCGATCGTCCGCGACGGCCAGGTGGCGTGGTTCGGCGGCAGAGGCAAGGTAGGCGAGGGCGAGCCCACCCGCGACACGCAGTACCGCCTCGGCTCGATCACCAAGAGCATGGTCGCCGTCGTCGTCATGCGGCTGCGCGACGAGGGCCTCGTCGACCTGCTCGACCCGATCGGCAAGCACGTCGAGGGCACCCCCTTCGAGCAGGTGACGATCGCGCAGCTGCTCTCGCACACCGGCGGGCTGACGGCCGAGCCGCCGACCGAGTGGTGGGAGCGCACGCCGGGGCTGCCGATGGAGGACCTCCTGGGGCGGCTGGGGCCGGACAGCTCCAGGCACCGGCCGGGACGCCGCTTCCACTACTCCAACCTCGGCTTCGGGCTGCTGGGCGAGCTGGTGGCGCGCCATCGCGGCATGCCGTGGCTCGAGGCGGTCCGGCGGGAGGTCCTCGAGCCGCTCGGGATGAACGACACCACCGCCAGGCCGCGCGCGCCGCACGCGACCGGCTACGCGGTGCACCCGTTCGCCGACGTGCTGCTGGCCGAGCCCGAGCACGACGCCGCCTCGATGGCGCCCGCGGGCCAGCTGTGGTCCACGCCCGCCGACCTGGCCCGATGGGCGATCTTCCTGGCCGGCTCCAGCGACGGGGTGCTCGAGGAGTCGACGCTGGCCGAGATGCGTGAGCCCGCCACCGTCGCCGACGACGACGCCTGGAGCGCCGGCTACGGCCTGGGCCTGCAGCTGCTGCGCCACGCCGGACGCCGCCTGGCCGGCCACACCGGATCGATGCCGGGCTTCCTGGCCACCGTCTGGGCCGACCCCGCCGAGCGGGTCGGCGTGCTGTTCATGGCCAACACCACCGCGGGGGTGCGCGGCACGCTGATGACCGACCTGCTGGCCATCCTGGCCGAGCACGAACCGCGCCTGCCCGAACCGTGGCAGCCGGTCGCGGCCGACCCCGACCTGCTGGCCCTGACCGGGCTGTGGCACTGGGGGCCGACGCCGTACCTGCTGAGGCTGCTGCCCGAGCGGGGCCTGTCGCTCACGCCCGTGCGCGGCACCGGCCGCGCCTCCCGCTTCGTGGCCCAGCCCGACGGCACGTGGCTGGGGCTCGATGGCTACTATGCCGGGGAGGTGCTGAGGGCAGGCGACGGCTACCTCGATCTGAACACCTTCATCTTCACCCGCGAACCCTATGACCAGGCCGCGCCGATTCCCGGCGGGCCCGGAGACTGGACGGCATGA
- a CDS encoding tryptophan 2,3-dioxygenase family protein produces the protein MISLKHALNAVMPRPRHACRRSPEGGPMAEVVDGISLARLATGQVRRGGKHFLPERLLVELSDVRGQRAGPDPFLDAFLDCLLDKHEGRFWNRTYLALSLLERLLDDQRSGLSPSRLATLLISDVVRFEIEAAGGSAEFPARGRPDPMTLRKRLRHALRFVADDLDAPPSLLARTVAESRPEELLDHLPRPPATPAGQWFGVTVQPVYVLHDEYFFIRVLQTHEMIFTTIASDMRAAIAALREGRVESCVARVDHAVAVFERAASLFRMVATMRPEQFCGFRQYTDGASAIQSEQYKRFEILCGPPPDPRLHSSAFTSVPVVRAEAERDHDSLTGAYLELRGEAGFDPAQWAALDAALARLEAVHQRWKSTHRSLAVRMLGDAPGSGHTSGVPYLTQCLDNRLFHQLGEAS, from the coding sequence ATGATCAGTCTCAAGCACGCTCTCAACGCCGTCATGCCCCGCCCTCGCCATGCGTGCCGCCGATCGCCCGAGGGCGGGCCGATGGCCGAGGTGGTCGACGGGATCTCCCTGGCGCGCCTGGCCACCGGCCAGGTCCGCCGAGGAGGGAAGCACTTCCTGCCGGAGCGGCTGCTCGTCGAGCTGAGCGACGTCCGCGGCCAGCGCGCCGGGCCTGATCCGTTTCTCGACGCGTTCCTCGACTGCCTGTTGGACAAGCACGAGGGACGTTTCTGGAACCGGACGTATCTGGCGCTGTCGCTTCTGGAACGCCTGCTGGACGATCAGCGCTCAGGGCTGAGCCCGTCCCGGCTGGCCACCCTGCTGATCTCCGACGTCGTGCGGTTCGAGATCGAGGCGGCGGGCGGCTCGGCGGAGTTCCCGGCCAGGGGGCGGCCGGATCCGATGACGCTGCGCAAGCGGCTGCGGCACGCGCTGCGGTTCGTGGCCGACGACCTCGACGCCCCGCCGTCCCTGCTGGCTCGGACGGTGGCCGAGTCCCGGCCGGAGGAACTCCTCGACCACCTGCCCAGGCCCCCGGCGACCCCGGCCGGCCAGTGGTTCGGCGTCACCGTGCAGCCGGTGTACGTCCTGCACGACGAGTACTTCTTCATCCGCGTCCTGCAGACCCATGAAATGATCTTCACCACGATCGCGTCCGACATGAGGGCCGCGATCGCGGCGTTGCGCGAGGGGCGGGTGGAGTCCTGCGTGGCGCGCGTGGATCACGCGGTCGCGGTGTTCGAGCGCGCGGCGTCGCTGTTCCGGATGGTCGCCACGATGCGGCCAGAACAGTTCTGCGGCTTCCGGCAGTACACCGACGGCGCCAGCGCCATCCAGTCCGAGCAGTACAAGCGGTTCGAGATCCTGTGCGGTCCGCCGCCCGACCCGCGGCTGCACTCATCCGCCTTCACGAGCGTGCCGGTGGTGCGCGCCGAGGCGGAGCGCGACCACGACAGCCTCACCGGGGCATATCTCGAGCTCCGCGGCGAGGCGGGGTTCGACCCGGCGCAGTGGGCGGCGCTCGACGCCGCGCTCGCCCGGTTGGAGGCCGTCCACCAGCGCTGGAAGTCCACGCATCGCTCGCTGGCCGTGCGCATGCTGGGTGACGCGCCCGGGTCGGGCCACACCTCCGGCGTCCCCTACCTCACGCAGTGCCTGGACAACCGCCTGTTCCACCAGCTCGGCGAGGCCTCCTGA
- a CDS encoding siderophore-interacting protein, with amino-acid sequence MSLPVSLIRVLRVVPLTPHMVRITFTSGGLEPFFRDEPDLQVKLYFPRPGHDVVLPEAGDDLMAWYQAFNAIPENERPWMRSFTLRSHGEGVIDIDFVLHGDTGPATRWAQRARPGDTLGIFGPSPYFARQPPLDESITAADWLLIAGDESALPAIGTLLDWLPEGHRAVAYIEVADAAEEQPCPSAGAAAVHWLHRGQEPVGEALLRAVRQADLPEGRVFAWIAGESGTVRALRRHLVDDRGIDKRAIDFAGYWRLKLTQDDAPTAEDLAEADERLRTG; translated from the coding sequence ATGTCGCTGCCAGTCTCCCTCATTCGCGTCCTGCGAGTCGTGCCCCTGACCCCGCACATGGTCCGGATCACCTTCACCTCCGGCGGCCTCGAGCCCTTCTTCCGCGACGAACCAGATCTGCAGGTCAAGCTCTACTTCCCCAGGCCGGGCCACGACGTGGTGCTGCCCGAGGCGGGCGACGACCTGATGGCCTGGTACCAGGCCTTCAACGCCATCCCCGAGAACGAGCGGCCGTGGATGCGCAGCTTCACCCTCAGGAGCCACGGCGAAGGCGTCATCGACATCGACTTCGTCCTGCACGGCGACACCGGGCCCGCCACCCGCTGGGCCCAGCGCGCCCGGCCGGGCGACACGCTCGGCATCTTCGGGCCCTCGCCCTACTTCGCCAGGCAGCCCCCGCTGGACGAGTCCATCACCGCCGCCGACTGGCTGCTGATCGCCGGCGACGAGAGCGCGCTGCCGGCCATCGGCACCCTGCTCGACTGGCTGCCCGAGGGGCACAGGGCCGTGGCCTACATCGAGGTCGCCGACGCCGCGGAGGAACAGCCCTGCCCGAGCGCGGGCGCGGCCGCCGTCCACTGGCTGCACAGGGGGCAGGAGCCGGTGGGGGAGGCGCTGCTGCGGGCCGTACGGCAGGCGGACCTGCCCGAGGGTCGGGTCTTCGCCTGGATCGCCGGGGAGTCGGGCACGGTCAGGGCGCTGCGCAGGCACCTGGTCGACGACCGCGGGATCGACAAGCGCGCCATCGACTTCGCCGGTTACTGGCGGCTCAAGCTGACCCAGGACGACGCCCCCACCGCCGAGGACCTCGCCGAGGCCGACGAAAGGCTCCGAACCGGCTAG
- a CDS encoding TetR/AcrR family transcriptional regulator, with product MTVFAGQGSVAALWRAKEETKPKPGPKPRLSVGLIVDTAITVADEAGMAALSMRAVGERLGRTAMALYTYVPNKSELLDLMHDRALAELPTDYDLDEGWRAALTAWAGDTCAFYVRHPWTLQVSQARPVLGPHEFAMLDTLARVLAATGLGPRVLRGVVAALFDVVRGAARTISEARRAPSETGVADEEWWTARSSLLLEVAPDFAERFPMAVWLESEPISPVAGEPYLEAAARQAFQSGLAVLLDGIEAATRA from the coding sequence GTGACCGTGTTCGCAGGTCAGGGCTCGGTGGCGGCGCTGTGGCGGGCCAAGGAGGAGACCAAGCCGAAGCCAGGGCCGAAGCCGCGCCTCAGCGTCGGCCTCATCGTGGACACCGCGATCACGGTCGCCGACGAGGCCGGGATGGCGGCGCTGTCGATGCGCGCCGTCGGCGAGCGGCTGGGCCGTACGGCGATGGCCCTCTACACCTACGTGCCGAACAAGAGCGAGCTGCTCGACCTCATGCACGACAGGGCGCTGGCCGAACTGCCCACGGACTATGACCTGGACGAGGGCTGGAGAGCGGCGCTGACGGCGTGGGCGGGCGACACCTGCGCCTTCTACGTGCGCCACCCGTGGACGCTCCAGGTCTCGCAGGCCCGTCCCGTGCTGGGCCCGCACGAGTTCGCCATGCTCGACACGCTGGCCCGCGTCCTGGCCGCGACCGGGCTGGGGCCCCGGGTGCTGCGCGGCGTCGTGGCCGCCCTGTTCGACGTCGTACGGGGGGCCGCCAGGACGATCTCCGAGGCGCGCAGGGCGCCGTCGGAGACCGGGGTGGCCGACGAGGAGTGGTGGACGGCGCGCTCCTCGCTGCTGCTGGAGGTCGCTCCCGACTTCGCCGAGCGGTTCCCGATGGCGGTGTGGCTGGAGAGCGAGCCCATCTCGCCGGTGGCGGGCGAGCCGTACCTGGAGGCGGCGGCCCGGCAGGCCTTCCAGTCGGGGCTGGCCGTCCTGCTGGACGGCATCGAGGCCGCCACTCGCGCCTAG
- a CDS encoding MarR family winged helix-turn-helix transcriptional regulator → MESSELLGTRLRLLLDLLDDGVTALYPSLGLAGFRPRFTPILRQLAAEGPASIRDLARAIGVTHSAASQTVAQMAKEDLVALSPGADARQRIVRLTGKAEALLPALDKEWTATAAAAAELEAELPYPLSRLIDETLEALRRRPMRDRISAAARHL, encoded by the coding sequence ATGGAATCCAGTGAGCTGCTGGGCACACGGCTGCGCCTGCTCCTCGACCTGCTCGACGACGGCGTCACCGCGCTCTACCCCTCCCTCGGGCTGGCCGGCTTCCGCCCCCGCTTCACCCCGATCCTGCGCCAGTTGGCCGCCGAGGGTCCCGCCTCCATCCGCGACCTGGCCCGCGCGATCGGCGTGACGCACTCGGCCGCCAGCCAGACGGTCGCGCAGATGGCCAAGGAGGACCTGGTCGCCCTCTCCCCCGGCGCCGACGCCCGCCAGCGCATCGTGCGGCTGACCGGCAAGGCCGAGGCGCTGCTGCCGGCGCTGGACAAGGAGTGGACCGCGACCGCCGCCGCGGCGGCCGAGCTCGAGGCCGAGCTGCCCTACCCGCTCAGCCGCCTGATCGACGAGACGCTGGAGGCGCTGCGCCGCCGTCCGATGCGCGACAGGATCAGCGCAGCCGCCAGACACCTGTAG
- a CDS encoding WYL domain-containing protein, with protein sequence MAAVNHRWYLVAFDEHRSDWRIFRVDRMGAPHRTGVRVGARELPGGVDAATCAVSSIKAMG encoded by the coding sequence CTGGCCGCGGTCAACCACCGCTGGTACCTGGTGGCCTTCGACGAGCACCGGTCGGACTGGCGGATCTTCCGCGTGGACCGCATGGGTGCGCCGCACCGCACAGGTGTCCGCGTCGGGGCGCGTGAGCTGCCCGGCGGGGTCGACGCGGCCACCTGTGCGGTGTCCTCGATCAAGGCGATGGGCTGA
- a CDS encoding DUF1876 domain-containing protein — MKTEEWTVKILISEDDEDKRTSATAVLYTAGNQRHQSVGYARRNPDDRPVPEIGDELAAGRALMDLADKLLGDGAEDIAEMSGPARTV, encoded by the coding sequence ATGAAAACCGAGGAATGGACCGTCAAGATCCTCATCAGCGAGGACGACGAGGACAAGCGCACCTCAGCCACCGCCGTGTTGTACACCGCCGGCAACCAGCGGCACCAGAGCGTCGGCTACGCCCGGCGCAACCCCGACGACCGCCCCGTCCCCGAGATCGGCGACGAGCTGGCGGCCGGCCGTGCCCTGATGGACCTGGCCGACAAGCTCCTCGGCGACGGGGCCGAGGACATCGCCGAGATGTCGGGACCCGCGCGAACCGTCTGA
- a CDS encoding TIGR03885 family FMN-dependent LLM class oxidoreductase, whose protein sequence is MPTYGFHASHEQVPPRDLLDAVTAAEEAGFGAAMSSDHFSPWSERQGESGFAWSWLGAALERTSLPFGVVNAPGQRYHPAIIAQAIATLDSMYPGRFWAALGSGEASNEHITGAPWPRKQVRNARLRECVDVIRALLAGQEVTHEGLVTVDRARLWTLPTEPPDLVGAAVSEETARWCAEWADGLITVGGPQAAGVARAYREAGGRGRLRLQVHLSWAPTEEEALRLAHDQWRSNVFAPPVCWDLDRVELFDIVSRDVSPEKVAEVVHVSAEVGRHAELLHSYAEQGFDEIFLHHVGREQRPFIEAFAEIVK, encoded by the coding sequence ATGCCTACGTACGGATTCCACGCCTCGCACGAGCAGGTGCCGCCCCGAGACCTTCTCGATGCCGTAACGGCCGCCGAGGAGGCCGGCTTCGGCGCGGCCATGTCGTCGGACCACTTCTCGCCGTGGAGCGAGCGGCAGGGCGAGTCGGGTTTCGCCTGGTCGTGGCTGGGCGCCGCGCTGGAGCGTACGTCGTTGCCGTTCGGAGTCGTCAACGCGCCGGGGCAGCGCTACCACCCCGCGATCATCGCGCAGGCCATCGCCACGCTCGACTCGATGTACCCGGGCCGGTTCTGGGCCGCGCTCGGGAGCGGCGAGGCCTCCAACGAGCACATCACCGGCGCCCCGTGGCCGCGCAAGCAGGTGCGCAACGCCCGGCTGCGCGAGTGCGTGGACGTCATCAGGGCGCTGCTGGCAGGCCAGGAGGTCACCCACGAAGGGCTGGTCACCGTGGACCGGGCCAGGCTCTGGACGCTTCCCACCGAACCGCCCGACCTCGTCGGGGCGGCGGTGAGCGAGGAGACCGCCCGCTGGTGCGCCGAGTGGGCCGACGGGCTGATCACCGTGGGCGGGCCGCAGGCGGCGGGCGTGGCGCGGGCCTACCGGGAGGCGGGCGGGCGCGGCCGGCTGCGGCTGCAGGTCCACCTGAGCTGGGCGCCCACCGAGGAGGAGGCGCTGCGGCTGGCCCATGACCAGTGGCGCTCCAACGTGTTCGCGCCGCCGGTCTGCTGGGACCTCGACCGCGTGGAGCTGTTCGACATCGTCTCCCGTGACGTCTCGCCCGAGAAGGTGGCCGAGGTCGTGCACGTCTCCGCCGAGGTGGGCCGCCACGCGGAACTCCTGCACTCCTACGCCGAGCAGGGGTTCGACGAGATCTTCCTCCACCATGTCGGCCGGGAGCAGCGCCCGTTCATCGAGGCCTTCGCCGAGATCGTCAAGTGA
- a CDS encoding TetR/AcrR family transcriptional regulator, whose translation MTPGKGGERERILQAATKLFAALGYDATDIGQIAETAGLTAKTVSSHFGSKRDLYLAVMERAHTVHAAMVKARIKDVQAAPPEDKVAAVHRFIDAYIDFSADHPEVPALWMHRWLSDASDVSNLEAKYAQPLAEFAIENIIPASNIEHADVHYTINSMIWCVHGFVLSGVFDTAAQRRGPDDPRAMRRFRAHMHQMIHRTLGLPGAPP comes from the coding sequence ATGACGCCAGGAAAAGGGGGTGAGCGGGAGCGCATCCTCCAGGCCGCGACCAAGCTGTTCGCCGCGCTCGGCTACGACGCGACCGATATCGGGCAGATCGCGGAGACCGCCGGGTTGACCGCGAAGACGGTGAGCTCCCACTTCGGCTCCAAGCGCGACCTGTACCTCGCGGTGATGGAGCGCGCGCACACGGTCCACGCGGCCATGGTGAAGGCAAGGATCAAGGATGTGCAGGCCGCGCCGCCCGAGGACAAGGTGGCCGCCGTGCACCGGTTCATCGACGCCTACATCGACTTCTCCGCCGACCACCCCGAGGTGCCCGCGCTGTGGATGCACCGCTGGCTGTCGGACGCCAGCGACGTCAGCAACCTCGAGGCGAAGTACGCCCAGCCGCTGGCCGAGTTCGCCATCGAGAACATCATCCCGGCGTCGAACATCGAGCACGCCGACGTGCACTACACGATCAACTCGATGATCTGGTGCGTGCACGGATTCGTCCTGAGCGGCGTGTTCGACACCGCGGCGCAGCGGCGCGGCCCCGACGACCCGCGCGCCATGCGGCGCTTCCGCGCCCACATGCACCAGATGATCCACCGCACTCTCGGACTGCCCGGCGCGCCGCCGTGA